In the Perognathus longimembris pacificus isolate PPM17 unplaced genomic scaffold, ASM2315922v1 HiC_scaffold_5290, whole genome shotgun sequence genome, one interval contains:
- the LOC125345089 gene encoding sodium-dependent neutral amino acid transporter B(0)AT3-like, whose product MAQAGGPGPLAEDGEGERPKWDNKAQYLLSCIGFAVGLGNIWRFPYLCQTHGGGAFLIPYLVALAFEGIPLFHIELAIGQRLRRGSIGVWRAISPYLSGIGFGCFTVSFVVSLYYNTVLTWVLWFFLNSFQHPLPWSTCPLDLNTTGFVQECQASSTVNYFWYRQTLNITADISHGGVIQWRLLLCLVTCWAVVYLCVIRGIESTGKAIYFTASFPYLVLTIFLIRGLTLPGAAEGLTYLFTPKMRTLQNPRVWLDAATQIFFSLSLAFGGHIAFASYNPPRNNCEKDAVVISLVNSLTSLYASITIFSIMGFKATNDYRRCLDSNILSLINEFDFPEQSISRDDYVTALKHLNATCPERVARLSLKACHLEDFLDKSASGPGLAFLVFTEAVLHMPGASAWAVLFFGMLFTLGLSSMFGNMEGIITPLLDMGVLPRGLPKDVLTGLVCLLCLLCSTCFTLQSGSYWLEIFDSFVASLNLLIFAFCEVVGVIYVYGMKRFCDDIEWMTGRRPNLYWRVTWRVVSPVLLLGIFLSCVILLAQRPPSYKAWNPHYGQFPLREEKLYPGWVQVTCVLLSFLPVMWVPAIALVQLLARCRQRRKSTGPDRSLKL is encoded by the exons ATGGCGCAGGCCGGGGGCCCGGGCCCGCTGGCGGAGGACGGCGAGGGCGAGAGGCCCAAGTGGGACAACAAGGCCCAGTACCTGCTCAGCTGCATTGGGTTTGCCGTGGGGCTGGGGAACATATGGAGGTTTCCGTACCTGTGCCAGACCCACGGGGGAG GGGCCTTCCTCATCCCCTACCTTGTCGCTCTGGCTTTTGAGGGGATCCCGCTCTTCCACATCGAGCTCGCCATCGGCCAGCGCTTGCGAAGGGGCAGCATTGGGGTGTGGAGAGCCATCTCCCCCTATCTTAGTGGAATAG GCTTCGGCTGTTTCACCGTGTCCTTCGTGGTCAGCCTGTACTACAACACCGTCCTCACGTGGGTCCTGTGGTTCTTCCTCAACTCCTTCCAACACCCCCTGCCCTGGAGTACCTGTCCCCTGGACCTCAACACCACAG GGTTTGTGCAGGAGTGCCAGGCCAGCAGCACCGTGAACTACTTCTGGTACCGGCAGACGCTGAACATCACAGCTGACATCAGCCACGGTGGCGTCATCCAGTGGCGTCTGCTCCTCTGCCTGGTCACCTGCTGGGCGGTTGTGTACCTGTGTGTCATCCGGGGCATCGAGAGCACGGGGAAG GCCATCTACTTCACCGCCTCCTTCCCCTACCTGGTCCTGACCATCTTCCTCATCCGGGGCCTGACCCTGCCCGGGGCAGCGGAGGGCCTGACCTACCTGTTCACTCCCAAG ATGCGAACTCTTCAGAATCCCCGGGTGTGGCTAGACGCAGCCACCcagattttcttctctctttcactGGCCTTTGGAGGTCACATTGCTTTCGCAAGCTACAACCCACCCAG GAACAATTGTGAAAAGGACGCTGTGGTCATCAGCCTGGTCAACAGCTTGACGTCCCTGTATGCGTCCATCACCATCTTCTCCATCATGGGGTTCAAGGCGACCAATGATTACAGGAGGTGCCTGGACAG CAACATCCTCAGCCTCATCAATGAGTTTGATTTCCCAGAGCAGAGCATCTCCAGGGATGACTACGTGACTGCGCTCAAGCACCTGAATGCCACCTGTCCCGAGAGAGTGGCTCGGCTCTCCCTGAAGGCCTGCCACCTGGAAGACTTCCTGGATAAG AGCGCCTCGGGCCCCGGCCTCGCCTTCCTCGTCTTCACGGAGGCCGTCCTGCACATGCCGGGGGCCTCCGCCTGGGCCGTGCTCTTCTTCGGGATGCTCTTCACCCTGGGCCTGTCCTCCATGTTCGGGAACATGGAGGGGATCATCACGCCGCTCCTGGACATGGGCGTCTTGCCCAGAGGCCTCCCGAAGGACGTCCTGACTG gGCTGGtctgcctgctctgcctgctctgcTCCACCTGCTTCACCCTGCAGTCGGGAAGCTACTGGCTCGAGATCTTTGACAGTTTTGTGGCGTCTCTGAACCTGCTTATCTTTGCGTTCTGCGAGGTGGTTGGAGTCATCTACGTCTATGGAATGAAGCG GTTCTGCGATGACATCGAGTGGATGACGGGCCGGCGGCCCAACCTCTACTGGCGGGTGACATGGCGGGTGGTGAGCCCCGTCCTGCTGCTCGGCATCTTCCTGTCCTGCGTCATCCTCCTGGCCCAAAGGCCGCCCAGCTACAAGGCCTGGAACCCCCACTAC GGGCAGTTCCCCTTGCGGGAGGAGAAGTTGTACCCGGGCTGGGTGCAGGTCACCTGTGTGCTCCTGTCCTTCCTGCCTGTGATGTGGGTCCCAGCCATTGCGCTGGTCCAGCTGCTGGCCCGGTGCagacagaggaggaagagcaCTGGGCCAGACCGAAGTCTGAAGCTGTGA